In Stieleria varia, one genomic interval encodes:
- a CDS encoding aldo/keto reductase, with the protein MSDAVPSFSLRSGSKIPSVGLGLWKIDQDATAGVVRDAIKVGYRHLDAACDYGNEKQAGEGIASAIGDGLASRDDLWVTSKLWNTYHRPEHVRAACERSLRDLQLEHLDLYLMHFPISQAFVPFEKRYPPGWFFDPDAGEPGIKEDPVPIRETWQAMNELVDAGLVREIGVCNFGTSLLRDLMASSDTHPAVLQIELHPYLTQNKLIRFCNESQIHVTGFSPLGALSYFSLGMAEPAESVIEQPVVKEIAANHDRTPAQILLRWGVQRGTSVVPKTSRVERLRENLAIADIALTDDEMNAISTLDRHRRFNDPGDFAEAAFNTFYPIYE; encoded by the coding sequence ATGTCTGACGCAGTTCCTTCGTTTTCTCTTCGCAGTGGCTCCAAGATCCCGTCGGTCGGACTGGGGCTGTGGAAAATCGACCAAGACGCGACGGCGGGCGTTGTCCGTGATGCGATCAAAGTCGGCTACCGCCACTTGGACGCCGCCTGTGACTATGGCAACGAGAAACAAGCGGGTGAAGGCATCGCGTCGGCCATCGGCGATGGCCTCGCTTCACGAGATGACTTGTGGGTGACCAGCAAGCTGTGGAATACGTATCACCGCCCCGAACACGTGCGAGCGGCCTGCGAACGTAGCCTCCGGGACTTGCAATTGGAGCACTTGGACCTCTACCTGATGCACTTCCCGATCTCCCAAGCCTTCGTGCCCTTTGAAAAACGATACCCGCCGGGTTGGTTTTTTGATCCCGATGCGGGGGAACCTGGGATCAAGGAAGACCCGGTGCCGATCCGGGAGACTTGGCAAGCGATGAACGAGTTGGTCGACGCGGGATTGGTCCGTGAAATCGGCGTGTGCAACTTCGGCACGTCGCTACTGCGTGACTTGATGGCGTCCAGCGACACGCATCCGGCGGTTCTGCAGATCGAGCTGCATCCGTATTTGACACAGAACAAACTGATTCGATTCTGCAACGAGTCACAGATTCACGTGACCGGTTTTTCGCCGCTGGGCGCATTGTCGTACTTTTCGCTTGGCATGGCCGAGCCGGCGGAATCGGTGATCGAGCAACCCGTTGTGAAGGAAATCGCGGCCAATCACGATCGCACGCCCGCACAAATCCTGCTGCGTTGGGGTGTGCAACGCGGAACATCGGTGGTACCAAAGACGTCGCGTGTGGAGCGTTTGAGAGAGAACCTCGCCATCGCCGACATCGCATTAACCGATGACGAGATGAACGCGATCAGCACGTTGGACCGTCACCGACGATTCAACGATCCGGGCGACTTTGCCGAAGCCGCTTTCAATACTTTCTATCCAATCTACGAGTGA